Proteins co-encoded in one Thamnophis elegans isolate rThaEle1 chromosome 1, rThaEle1.pri, whole genome shotgun sequence genomic window:
- the FAM98B gene encoding protein FAM98B, with translation MECVILDALEALGYKGTLLDEDALNKAAECGLASQDFCELCVWLSSRIQPLCNLEESISSTTGGEDVESLQLEMSGFLKELACPYSTLVSGEIKDRLKKKEDCLKVLLFLSTELQALQILQFKQCKGSHLAKNDEVYREIQMISDALGVPESSASSLPVSLNNIESKLKDILSKVPKAYMEKPLLKTPLNTKQMKQLEKINEALLTEYECRRRMLMKRLDVTVQSFGWSDRAKVKTDDIARIYQPKRYVLTSKSTISIAHLLAAREDLSKIIRTSSGSTREKTICAINKVLMGRVPDRGGRPSEIDPPPPEMPPWQKRQDGGGRGGRGGWGGDRGRGGGNRGGGGWGGGGGWGGSGRGGGGGWRGGGGYQGRGDYSGRGGGYGESYGRRGGGYRKY, from the exons ATGGAGTGCGTGATTCTGGATGCGCTCGAGGCTTTGGG ATACAAAGGCACTCTTCTGGATGAAGATGCTCTTAATAAAGCAGCGGAATGTGGGCTTGCTTCTCAAGATTTCTGTGAGCTTTGTGTTTGGCTAAGTTCCAGAATACAGCCATTGTGTAACCTGGAAGAAAGCATCTCCTCAACAACTG gtggtGAAGATGTTGAAAGTTTACAGCTAGAAATGAGTGGCTTTTTAAAAGAACTGGCTTGTCCATATTCTACACTTGTATCCGGAGAAATTAAAGACcggttaaaaaagaaagaagattgtCTTAAAGTCTTGT TATTTTTAAGCACAGAACTTCAGGCTCTACAAATACTACAGTTTAAGCAATGTAAAGGTTCTCATTTGGCAAAGAATGATGAAGTTTATCGGGAAATCCAGATGATCTCTGATGCTTTAGGGGTACCAGAATCATCAGCATCTTCTCTCCCTGTCTCATTAAACAATATAGAGTCAAAG cttaagGACATTTTGTCAAAAGTTCCAAAAGCATACATGGAGAAACCTCTGCTAAAAACTCCTTTGAATACAAAGCAAATG AAGCAGTTGGAAAAAATTAATGAGGCTCTTCTCACTGAATATGAATGCCGCAGGCGGATGTTAATGAAACGTTTAGATGTAACTGTACAGTCCTTTGGGTGGTCTGATAGAGCTAAG GTGAAAACAGATGATATTGCAAGGATTTATCAACCCAAACGTTACGTACTCACTTCTAAATCAACAATTTCAATAGCTCATCTTCTAGCTGCTCGTGAAGATTTGTCAAAGATCATAAGAACAAGCAGTGGCTCTACGCGGGAAAAGACTATTTGTGCAATCAATAAG GTCTTGATGGGAAGAGTACCAGATCGTGGCGGAAGACCATCAGAAATTGATCCACCACCTCCTGAAATGCCCCCATGGCAGAAGAGACAGGATGGTGGAGggcggggaggaagaggaggttggggaggagatagagggagaggtGGAGGAAATAGAGGCGGCGGTGGATGGggtggagggggtgggtggggtgggagtggtagaggaggtgggggtggctggaggggagggggtggatATCAAGGAAGGGGTGATTAtagtgggagaggaggaggatatGGTGAGTCATATGGTAGAAGGGGAGGTGGGTATAGAAAATACTAA